From one Phycisphaerae bacterium genomic stretch:
- a CDS encoding dihydroorotate dehydrogenase-like protein — MDLSTHYLGFKLTHPFMCGASPLADKLDNVRKMEDAGAAAIVMRSLFEEQLIAEGLATASAMDGPAESFAEALSYLPQPDEFVLGPDEYLEQIRKVKQAVKVPVIASLNGTTLGGWLDYAKRMQQAGADALELNVYYLATDMTEPGEAVVKRTVDMVRSVKKTVTVPVAVKLSPYYSSFANVAKQLDAAGVDGMVLFNRFYQPDIDVETLEVLSDLNLSSSGALLLRLRWLAILSGRIQADLAVTGGVHTCLDGVKAVMCGAHAVQMVSALLQRGPQHLKTIRQDVAQWLEEHEYDSLAQMQGSMSLLKVPNPKAYERANYMHILQSWQPA, encoded by the coding sequence ATGGATCTTTCCACGCATTACCTCGGATTCAAGCTTACCCACCCGTTCATGTGTGGTGCGTCGCCGCTGGCGGACAAACTCGACAACGTCCGGAAGATGGAAGACGCCGGTGCGGCGGCGATCGTCATGCGCTCCCTGTTTGAGGAGCAGTTGATTGCCGAGGGGCTGGCGACGGCCAGTGCGATGGATGGCCCGGCCGAGTCCTTCGCCGAGGCGCTCTCGTATCTGCCTCAGCCGGACGAGTTCGTTCTGGGGCCGGATGAGTACCTGGAGCAGATTCGCAAGGTCAAACAGGCGGTGAAGGTGCCGGTGATCGCCTCGTTGAACGGCACGACGCTGGGTGGCTGGCTGGACTACGCCAAGCGGATGCAGCAAGCCGGAGCCGATGCTCTGGAACTCAACGTCTACTACCTGGCAACGGACATGACCGAGCCCGGCGAGGCCGTGGTGAAGCGTACCGTGGACATGGTCCGGTCGGTCAAGAAGACGGTCACCGTTCCGGTGGCCGTGAAGCTATCGCCGTACTACTCCTCCTTCGCCAACGTGGCCAAGCAGCTCGACGCGGCCGGGGTGGATGGCATGGTGCTGTTCAACCGGTTCTACCAGCCGGATATTGACGTCGAGACGCTGGAAGTGCTCTCGGATCTGAACTTGTCCTCGTCGGGCGCGTTGCTGCTTCGCCTGCGGTGGCTGGCGATCCTGTCGGGGCGGATTCAAGCCGATCTGGCAGTGACCGGCGGCGTGCACACCTGCCTCGACGGGGTCAAGGCGGTGATGTGCGGGGCGCACGCAGTCCAGATGGTGTCGGCCCTGTTGCAGCGCGGTCCGCAGCACCTGAAGACCATTCGGCAAGACGTCGCCCAGTGGCTGGAGGAACACGAGTACGATTCGCTGGCCCAGATGCAGGGTAGCATGAGTTTGCTGAAGGTGCCAAATCCGAAGGCCTACGAACGCGCCAACTACATGCACATTCTGCAAAGCTGGCAGCCGGCGTAG
- a CDS encoding acetate--CoA ligase family protein, whose product MNQAAGPAETGRTVRDLEPLFAPQSIAVIGASRRLGTAGSEILKNLVIGSFGGVIYPVNPKSKSLMGIRCVPAASAIDDQVDLAVVIVPSNSVEAVLSECADHGTKHFIVISAGFKEVGGEGVERENRLKALAKERGLSILGPNCLGLINTAPGVSMNAAFGGALPKAGCMGLISQSGALAAALLDYAKGRGIGFSRFVSFGNKADINEIDLLQSLAGDPATKVILMYVEDLSSGQAFVDVAHSITHGRNPKPILAIKTGRTQEGAAAAASHTGSLAGSDEVYDAVFSQAGVIRVESVEDLFDYAEVFAEPTLPRGRKTAIITNAGGPGIMATDACIRYGLKLSKFQEYTIKSLKFQMPPTGSLKNPVDVIGDARHDRYRAALDAVTADEEVDQVMVLVTPQAMTNAKEIAEVVVEMESYCEKPIVACMMGESDVEPGVRVLKEHGVPTYQFPENAMRSMAAKARFAEWIRSPILDYRRFEVNRAAVDELFRQETAAGRNQLVEVRALEAFTYYGFPIVPYKLAKSADEAAAAAIEMGFPVVMKISGPKILHKTDVGGVKLNLTDEASVRATYEAMIQSVRGKLGSEVEIWGVLVQKMLQPGKEIILGVTRDPRFGPLLMFGLGGIYTEALRDVAFRLAPIRENVSLEMIKDIRSYRLLEGVRGEPPSDLTAIADCLMRLSQMVTDNPRIKELDINPLIVYPRGKGCMVADARIILSES is encoded by the coding sequence ATGAACCAGGCCGCCGGCCCGGCCGAGACCGGACGGACGGTGCGTGATCTGGAGCCGCTGTTCGCCCCGCAGTCCATCGCGGTGATCGGCGCGTCTCGTCGTCTGGGAACCGCCGGGAGCGAGATTCTCAAGAACCTGGTGATCGGTTCCTTCGGTGGGGTGATCTACCCGGTGAACCCCAAGTCGAAGAGCCTCATGGGCATCCGGTGTGTGCCCGCGGCTTCGGCCATCGACGACCAGGTGGATTTAGCGGTGGTCATCGTGCCCTCCAACTCGGTCGAAGCCGTGTTGAGCGAGTGTGCCGACCACGGAACCAAGCACTTCATCGTGATATCCGCGGGCTTCAAGGAAGTGGGCGGCGAGGGCGTGGAGCGGGAGAATCGGCTGAAGGCTCTGGCCAAGGAACGCGGGCTGTCGATCCTGGGCCCCAACTGCCTGGGCTTGATCAACACTGCGCCGGGAGTGAGCATGAACGCGGCCTTCGGTGGTGCCCTGCCCAAGGCCGGGTGCATGGGCCTGATCAGCCAGAGCGGTGCCTTGGCCGCCGCCCTCCTGGACTACGCCAAGGGGCGAGGGATTGGCTTCTCCCGGTTTGTCAGCTTCGGCAACAAGGCCGACATCAACGAGATCGACCTGCTCCAGTCTCTGGCCGGCGACCCGGCGACCAAGGTCATCCTGATGTATGTCGAGGATCTGTCCAGCGGCCAGGCCTTCGTTGACGTGGCCCATTCGATCACCCACGGGCGCAATCCGAAGCCGATCCTGGCGATCAAGACTGGCCGCACCCAGGAAGGCGCCGCCGCCGCGGCGTCCCACACTGGCTCACTGGCCGGCTCGGACGAGGTCTACGACGCGGTGTTCTCCCAGGCCGGCGTGATCCGCGTGGAGAGCGTCGAGGATCTGTTCGACTATGCCGAGGTCTTTGCCGAGCCGACCTTGCCCCGCGGCCGGAAAACGGCGATCATCACCAACGCAGGCGGTCCGGGGATCATGGCCACGGATGCGTGCATTCGGTATGGCCTCAAGCTCTCCAAGTTCCAGGAATACACCATCAAGTCGCTCAAGTTCCAGATGCCGCCCACCGGGAGTCTCAAGAATCCCGTGGATGTCATTGGAGACGCGCGCCATGACCGCTATCGGGCGGCCCTGGATGCGGTCACGGCCGATGAGGAAGTCGACCAGGTCATGGTCCTGGTCACTCCTCAGGCGATGACCAATGCCAAGGAAATCGCCGAGGTCGTGGTCGAGATGGAGAGCTACTGCGAGAAGCCGATTGTGGCTTGCATGATGGGTGAAAGCGACGTCGAGCCGGGTGTTCGGGTGCTCAAGGAGCACGGCGTTCCGACGTATCAGTTTCCTGAGAACGCCATGCGATCGATGGCCGCCAAGGCCCGTTTTGCCGAGTGGATTCGTTCCCCGATCCTCGACTACCGCCGGTTCGAGGTCAACCGGGCCGCGGTGGATGAACTGTTCCGGCAGGAGACGGCCGCTGGACGCAACCAGCTGGTTGAGGTGCGGGCTTTGGAGGCTTTCACCTACTATGGCTTCCCAATCGTACCCTACAAGCTAGCCAAGTCGGCGGACGAGGCCGCGGCCGCCGCGATCGAGATGGGTTTCCCCGTGGTGATGAAGATCTCCGGCCCGAAGATTCTGCACAAGACCGATGTCGGCGGCGTGAAGCTCAATTTGACCGACGAAGCCTCGGTTCGCGCAACCTACGAGGCCATGATTCAGTCCGTTCGGGGCAAGCTGGGCAGCGAGGTCGAGATCTGGGGCGTTCTCGTTCAGAAGATGCTGCAGCCCGGCAAGGAGATCATTCTGGGAGTGACCCGCGACCCGCGATTCGGGCCTCTGCTCATGTTCGGACTCGGCGGCATCTACACCGAGGCCCTGCGAGACGTGGCCTTCCGCCTCGCGCCGATCCGGGAGAACGTGTCTTTGGAGATGATCAAGGATATTCGCTCCTACCGCCTGCTCGAAGGCGTGCGCGGCGAGCCCCCTTCGGATCTGACGGCCATTGCCGACTGTCTCATGCGGCTCTCGCAAATGGTCACGGACAATCCCAGGATCAAGGAACTTGACATCAACCCGCTCATCGTCTACCCCCGTGGCAAGGGATGCATGGTAGCCGATGCCCGGATTATTCTGTCGGAGAGCTAA
- a CDS encoding GNAT family N-acetyltransferase: protein MSQPWRERYADKTVEAAFALRKIKPGDRVFIGSACGEPQHLVHSLCDAGSHLADTELIQVLTFGVAPYTDPQYAANFRANAFFIGASLRDSVNQARADYTPIFLSQVPDLFKSRRVPIDVALVTVSPPDEHGFCSLGVSVDITKAAVESAEVVIAQVNTNMPRVLGNSFIHVRQIDYLVAHDEPLLEWPGLAGDDEVTRKIAANIARLISDGATLQLGIGRIPDAVLALLTDRNDLGIHTEMFSDGVMKLAKAGNITGKYKTLHAGKIVGSFAAGSKTLFDFVDNNPMIEMHPSDYTNDPFVIAQHDNLTAINSALEIDLTGQVCADSLGNSFYSGIGGHADFVRGAAMARNGQPIIAMPSTAVTADGVRSRIVAALQEGAGVVTTRGDIHYIATEYGVAYLHGRNLRERAMSLIGIAHPDFRGELLFAAKRRRIVYANQILPPTSRPYPAEMEATTTLNDGTEIMVRPIRPDDERLIKEMFYSFSEKTVYLRYHNTLKSMPHNKLQVFCNVDYDTEMALIGVTGVAGSEEVIGVGRYMTDAAKRSAEMAFVVRDDYQRKGLGSFLFKRLVELAQAQGLRKFHAEVLAENSGMLKIFHRSGLKVETTTEEGVVGVDMQIPEPPAMHQPQ from the coding sequence ATGAGCCAACCTTGGCGTGAACGATATGCAGACAAGACGGTGGAGGCCGCATTCGCCCTGCGCAAGATCAAGCCCGGAGATCGGGTCTTCATCGGCTCGGCCTGCGGGGAGCCCCAGCACTTGGTCCACTCCTTGTGCGACGCCGGCAGCCATCTGGCCGACACGGAGCTCATCCAGGTCCTGACCTTCGGTGTGGCCCCCTATACCGATCCGCAATATGCCGCCAACTTTCGAGCGAACGCGTTCTTCATCGGGGCCAGTCTGCGCGATTCAGTCAACCAGGCCCGGGCCGACTACACGCCGATCTTCCTGTCGCAGGTGCCCGATCTGTTCAAGTCGCGACGGGTGCCCATCGACGTGGCCTTGGTCACGGTCAGTCCTCCTGACGAGCACGGATTCTGCAGCCTTGGGGTGTCCGTGGATATCACCAAGGCCGCGGTCGAGTCGGCCGAGGTAGTGATCGCCCAGGTCAACACGAACATGCCGCGGGTGTTGGGCAACAGCTTCATCCACGTGCGGCAGATTGACTACCTCGTGGCACACGACGAGCCTTTGCTGGAGTGGCCCGGCCTTGCCGGAGATGATGAGGTCACTCGCAAGATCGCTGCCAACATCGCCCGCTTGATCTCCGATGGCGCCACCCTCCAACTCGGCATCGGCCGAATTCCCGACGCCGTGCTGGCGCTGCTGACCGACCGGAACGATCTGGGTATTCACACCGAGATGTTCTCCGACGGCGTGATGAAACTGGCCAAGGCCGGCAACATCACGGGCAAGTACAAGACCCTCCACGCCGGGAAGATCGTCGGCAGTTTCGCTGCGGGATCGAAGACGCTTTTCGACTTCGTGGACAACAACCCGATGATCGAGATGCACCCCTCCGACTACACCAATGACCCGTTCGTCATCGCCCAGCACGACAATCTGACGGCCATCAACTCGGCCCTGGAAATTGATCTCACCGGCCAGGTCTGCGCTGATTCGCTGGGCAACAGTTTCTACAGCGGCATCGGTGGCCACGCGGATTTCGTGCGCGGGGCGGCCATGGCCCGGAACGGCCAGCCGATCATCGCCATGCCCAGTACCGCCGTCACCGCCGACGGAGTCCGCTCTCGTATCGTGGCGGCGCTTCAGGAAGGAGCCGGCGTGGTCACGACCCGTGGCGACATTCACTACATCGCGACGGAATACGGCGTGGCCTACCTGCATGGCCGCAACCTCCGCGAGCGGGCGATGTCCCTGATTGGTATCGCCCACCCCGACTTCCGGGGCGAGTTGTTGTTTGCCGCCAAGAGACGGAGAATCGTCTACGCCAATCAGATCTTGCCGCCGACGTCGAGACCCTATCCCGCGGAGATGGAAGCGACCACGACACTGAACGATGGTACGGAGATCATGGTTCGGCCGATTCGCCCGGACGACGAACGCCTGATCAAGGAGATGTTCTACTCGTTCAGCGAGAAGACGGTATACCTTCGGTACCACAACACGCTTAAGTCGATGCCCCACAATAAGTTACAGGTGTTCTGCAACGTCGATTACGATACCGAGATGGCTTTGATTGGCGTGACCGGCGTGGCGGGCAGCGAGGAAGTGATCGGTGTTGGACGGTACATGACCGACGCCGCCAAACGCTCGGCAGAGATGGCTTTCGTGGTTCGCGACGACTATCAGCGCAAGGGGTTGGGGTCGTTCTTGTTCAAGCGATTGGTCGAACTCGCCCAGGCCCAGGGCCTCCGCAAGTTCCATGCTGAGGTCCTGGCCGAGAACAGCGGAATGCTGAAAATCTTCCATCGCTCCGGCCTGAAAGTCGAAACGACTACAGAAGAAGGGGTGGTTGGTGTCGATATGCAGATACCGGAGCCGCCGGCGATGCATCAACCCCAGTAG
- a CDS encoding elongation factor G yields MSNLRHLRNIGISAHIDSGKTTLTERMLYYTGRIHRMGDVKDDERGATMDHMELERERGITITSAATTVRWRNKTINIIDTPGHVDFTIEVERSLRVLDGAVLVLCAVGGVQSQSLTVDRQMKRYSVPRIAFINKCDRVGADPARVVNEIETKLGHTGVPLQIPIGLEGHHQGVVDLIAMKALYFEGENGEHIRMEEIPAELREAADRARHGMLDTLSLYSDELMEFMLEEKPIDEELIHRIVREQTIAREITPVLMGSAFKNRGVQPLLDAVTRYLPSPLDRVIYARDNRNQGAEMTLSADPDGSAVAMAFKIVEESFGQLTFTRVYQGRIVRGGTYYNSRAGKKQRVGRILRMHANEREDIDVAEAGDIVALIGVECSSGDTICDTAHNYSLESIHVAEPVISLSIKPAQSTDRDKLSKTLHRFCREDPTFHTHTDEKTGETIISGMGELHLDIYIERLRREQKIKIEVGAPQVSYREAPTRETPFDYKHRKQTGGSGQYAHVVGKLIPLPHGAEDDYEFESTVKGGRIPTEYIPSCDKGFQSARGKGPLAGFEIVKVKILLEDGTYHSVDSSDLAFQICARDAFVEAFKRSQPALLEPIVKVEVEAPPEYQGSVVGDLSSRRGIILGSELKQNVTVINAEVPLANMFGYATDLRSATQGKGTFTMEFACYRRTPRDVQEEVVTTHRKAEAQRR; encoded by the coding sequence ATGTCGAACCTGCGTCATCTGAGAAATATCGGAATCTCGGCCCACATCGACTCGGGCAAGACCACCTTGACCGAGCGAATGCTGTACTACACGGGTCGCATTCACCGCATGGGCGACGTCAAGGACGACGAGCGCGGCGCCACCATGGACCACATGGAGCTCGAGAGAGAGCGTGGCATCACCATCACGTCGGCCGCGACCACGGTCCGCTGGCGGAACAAGACCATCAACATCATCGACACGCCGGGTCACGTCGATTTTACCATCGAGGTCGAGCGTTCGCTGCGCGTTCTGGACGGCGCCGTCCTGGTGCTGTGCGCCGTCGGCGGCGTGCAGTCGCAGTCGCTCACCGTCGATCGGCAGATGAAGCGTTACAGCGTGCCCCGCATCGCGTTCATCAACAAGTGCGACCGGGTGGGCGCCGATCCCGCGCGCGTGGTCAACGAGATCGAGACCAAGCTGGGACACACCGGCGTACCCCTGCAGATCCCCATCGGACTGGAAGGACACCACCAAGGGGTGGTGGACCTGATCGCGATGAAAGCCCTCTACTTCGAGGGAGAAAACGGCGAGCACATTCGCATGGAGGAGATCCCCGCGGAGCTCCGCGAGGCGGCGGACCGGGCCCGCCACGGAATGCTCGACACGCTCTCACTCTACAGCGACGAACTCATGGAGTTCATGCTCGAGGAGAAACCCATCGACGAGGAGCTGATCCACCGGATCGTCCGCGAGCAGACCATTGCCCGGGAGATCACACCGGTGCTGATGGGCTCGGCCTTCAAGAACCGGGGAGTGCAGCCCCTCCTGGATGCCGTCACCCGCTATCTGCCCAGCCCGCTGGATCGGGTGATCTACGCCCGCGACAACCGGAACCAGGGGGCGGAGATGACGTTGAGCGCCGATCCGGACGGCTCGGCCGTCGCGATGGCGTTCAAGATCGTCGAGGAGTCGTTCGGGCAGCTGACCTTCACCCGCGTGTACCAGGGCCGAATTGTCCGCGGGGGAACGTACTACAACAGCCGGGCGGGCAAGAAACAGCGCGTCGGGCGCATCTTGCGGATGCACGCCAACGAGCGCGAGGACATCGACGTGGCCGAGGCCGGCGACATCGTCGCCCTGATCGGCGTGGAATGCAGTTCGGGCGACACCATCTGCGACACGGCGCACAACTACTCGCTGGAGAGCATCCATGTGGCCGAGCCGGTCATCTCCCTGTCCATCAAGCCCGCCCAGAGCACCGATCGTGACAAGCTGAGCAAGACACTACACCGGTTCTGCCGCGAGGACCCGACGTTCCACACCCATACCGACGAGAAGACCGGCGAGACTATCATCTCCGGCATGGGCGAGCTGCACCTGGACATCTACATTGAACGGCTGCGGCGAGAACAGAAGATCAAGATCGAGGTGGGGGCTCCGCAGGTCAGCTACCGCGAGGCCCCGACCCGCGAGACGCCTTTTGACTACAAGCATCGCAAGCAGACCGGCGGGTCCGGTCAGTATGCCCATGTCGTCGGCAAGCTCATTCCGCTCCCGCATGGCGCCGAAGACGACTACGAGTTCGAGAGCACGGTCAAGGGCGGGCGAATCCCGACCGAGTACATTCCGTCCTGCGACAAGGGCTTCCAGAGCGCCCGGGGCAAGGGCCCGCTGGCCGGCTTCGAGATCGTGAAGGTCAAGATCCTGCTCGAGGACGGCACCTACCACTCGGTCGACTCCTCCGACCTGGCGTTCCAGATCTGCGCCCGAGACGCGTTCGTCGAAGCGTTCAAACGGTCGCAGCCCGCCCTGCTCGAGCCGATCGTGAAGGTCGAGGTCGAGGCGCCGCCCGAATACCAGGGCAGCGTAGTCGGCGATCTGTCCAGCCGCCGCGGGATCATCCTGGGCAGCGAGCTGAAGCAGAATGTCACCGTCATCAACGCTGAGGTTCCGCTCGCCAACATGTTCGGCTATGCGACCGATCTGCGGTCGGCCACTCAGGGCAAGGGCACATTCACCATGGAATTCGCCTGCTATCGCCGGACACCGCGCGATGTACAGGAGGAGGTCGTCACCACCCACCGCAAGGCCGAGGCCCAGCGACGGTGA